From Oceaniferula marina, a single genomic window includes:
- the uxuA gene encoding mannonate dehydratase, whose product MNTSQPLLTEGFRWYGPDDSVSLNDIVQCGAQGVYTSLHHIPYGDAWPREAIRERLDQLAAHQLEWLAVESVPVSEAIKTRGPLCEEHLENYRQTIENLAAEGVNVVVYNFMPVLDWIRTDLAYQLPDGSEALLYDPVHFAAFDIHILQREGAENDFTDDQRARAKSFYDNLTPDERHHFERSIVDVFPGCKLGLSLDELREMLANYQDIDADQLRANYQHFLEAVVPTAERCGVRLAVHPDDPPFPVLGLPRIVSTEEDLKTITELVPSPVNGLCFCSGSLGGRLDNDLTGIIKRLGRHIHAVHLRSVEHNPDGSFYEANHLEGRANIPELVQALLHVNADKPNDQQLSFRPDHGHRMLDDLQKPTNANPGYDCLGRMRGLAEIRGLQTGIASVLV is encoded by the coding sequence ATGAATACATCCCAACCTCTGCTCACCGAAGGATTCCGCTGGTATGGCCCGGACGACTCGGTTTCTTTAAACGACATCGTCCAGTGCGGAGCCCAGGGGGTTTACACCTCCCTGCACCACATCCCCTACGGCGATGCCTGGCCCCGCGAAGCCATCCGTGAACGACTGGACCAGCTCGCAGCCCATCAACTGGAATGGTTGGCCGTCGAATCCGTCCCCGTATCCGAAGCCATCAAAACCCGGGGACCCCTCTGCGAAGAACACCTCGAAAACTATCGCCAAACCATCGAAAACCTTGCCGCTGAAGGGGTGAACGTCGTTGTCTACAACTTCATGCCAGTGCTCGACTGGATCAGAACCGACCTAGCCTACCAACTCCCCGATGGCAGTGAAGCCCTGCTTTACGATCCGGTTCACTTTGCAGCATTCGACATCCACATCCTGCAACGCGAGGGTGCTGAAAACGATTTCACCGACGACCAACGTGCCCGGGCAAAATCCTTTTACGACAATCTCACCCCGGATGAGCGACATCACTTCGAACGCAGCATCGTGGACGTCTTTCCCGGATGCAAACTCGGACTCAGCCTGGACGAACTTCGGGAAATGCTCGCCAACTATCAGGACATCGATGCCGACCAACTGCGTGCCAACTACCAGCACTTCCTCGAAGCCGTTGTCCCTACCGCTGAACGCTGCGGAGTTCGCCTCGCGGTGCACCCGGACGACCCACCCTTCCCCGTCCTCGGACTCCCCCGAATCGTCTCGACCGAAGAAGATCTCAAAACCATCACCGAACTCGTCCCCAGCCCCGTCAACGGACTCTGTTTTTGCTCCGGCTCGCTCGGCGGCCGATTGGACAACGACTTGACCGGCATCATCAAGCGCCTCGGCCGGCACATCCACGCCGTACACCTGCGCAGCGTCGAACACAACCCGGACGGCAGCTTCTACGAAGCCAATCATCTGGAAGGACGGGCCAACATCCCGGAGCTGGTTCAGGCACTGCTGCACGTAAACGCAGACAAGCCAAACGACCAACAGCTCAGCTTCCGACCCGACCATGGACACCGTATGCTCGATGACCTACAAAAACCCACCAATGCCAACCCCGGCTACGATTGTCTGGGAAGGATGCGCGGGCTTGCCGAAATCAGAGGGCTACAAACCGGCATTGCCTCGGTGTTAGTTTAA
- the ftsH gene encoding ATP-dependent zinc metalloprotease FtsH: MSNQSPSEPPNQSQGPKGNNGQGPATGGGVNWRVLVLMSIAIGILWYAWSANGSGNTKQLSYKEFLNYVDSGKIITDQDLPKKGEKLPDVTHQLKKGGESPTMPTITGFYYVNDPWVADKENSEQRAFRIPVNTQLDDDQLKSIRSRYHVPQAVVQELPASGDGELLTLDDLARMLARGEVVLNDPENGFEMVSREGSNDKYIVGKRYLFAPAPPVKDAKDLARFEILINSFEQSNAYEKDRINDLAEFVPDSGMMMVLIQMLPILLVVVIIFFLFRHQMKSAGRGAMSFGKSKARLLTMDGNKVTFKDVAGIQEAKEELVEVVDYLRDPKKFQKLGGNLPKGLLMVGPPGTGKTLLARAIAGEADVPFFSISGSDFVEMFVGVGASRVRDMFEQGKKNSPCLIFIDEIDAVGRHRGHGMGGGHDEREQTLNALLVEMDGFDTRTGVIIIAATNRPDVLDPALLRPGRFDRQVTVGLPDVNGREEILKVHAKRIKMAAGTDLAVIARGTPGFSGAELANLLNEAALLAARKDLKAVGLPEMEEARDKVRWGRERRSLALSEKEKENTAYHEAGHAILNVLLEHTDPLHKVTIIPRGPSLGSTMFLPEEDKFTYRIKELHDQLCVAMGGRVAEEITFGNVTNGAVGDIRMATNIARKMVCEWGMSENLGMVEYGEERGEVFVARDVGSTRGYSEETARAIDGEIKKLIDDAYALAKDLLIKHNDALVDLSNALLEYETLDADQVREIMEHGKMSNPPSPPKSPIPGNQSDAGVTKQAPASEPKGDEPPLAGEVVGEPA, from the coding sequence ATGTCCAATCAATCACCATCCGAACCTCCGAATCAATCCCAGGGACCGAAGGGAAATAACGGTCAAGGCCCCGCTACCGGTGGTGGCGTCAACTGGCGCGTGCTGGTCCTCATGTCCATTGCGATTGGTATTCTCTGGTATGCGTGGTCGGCCAATGGTTCGGGTAATACCAAGCAGTTGTCCTACAAAGAGTTCCTGAATTATGTCGATTCAGGTAAGATTATCACGGATCAGGATTTGCCTAAAAAGGGTGAGAAACTACCGGATGTGACTCATCAGCTGAAAAAGGGGGGGGAGTCGCCAACGATGCCCACGATCACCGGGTTTTATTACGTCAATGACCCATGGGTGGCAGATAAAGAGAACTCTGAGCAGAGGGCGTTCAGAATTCCCGTGAATACCCAACTGGACGACGATCAATTGAAATCGATTCGTTCCCGTTATCATGTTCCTCAGGCTGTGGTTCAGGAATTGCCGGCTTCCGGAGATGGCGAATTGTTGACTCTGGATGATCTCGCCCGGATGCTTGCCCGTGGTGAAGTGGTGCTCAACGACCCTGAGAATGGATTTGAAATGGTCTCTCGCGAGGGGTCCAATGATAAATACATCGTAGGTAAGCGTTACCTGTTTGCTCCGGCGCCTCCGGTCAAAGATGCCAAGGATTTGGCCAGGTTTGAGATTCTGATCAACAGCTTTGAACAATCCAACGCCTATGAAAAGGACCGGATCAATGATCTTGCCGAGTTTGTCCCGGATTCCGGCATGATGATGGTTTTGATTCAGATGTTGCCGATTTTATTGGTGGTGGTCATTATTTTCTTCCTTTTCCGTCACCAAATGAAGTCGGCCGGTCGCGGAGCCATGAGTTTTGGCAAGAGTAAGGCCCGCTTGTTGACCATGGACGGTAACAAGGTGACATTCAAGGATGTTGCCGGTATTCAGGAGGCCAAGGAAGAGCTGGTTGAGGTGGTGGATTACCTCCGCGACCCGAAAAAATTTCAAAAGCTCGGAGGTAATTTGCCGAAGGGCTTGTTGATGGTGGGCCCTCCGGGAACAGGAAAAACCTTGTTGGCTAGAGCCATTGCGGGTGAGGCCGATGTTCCTTTTTTCTCAATCAGCGGATCTGACTTCGTCGAGATGTTTGTGGGGGTTGGCGCCAGCCGGGTGCGGGATATGTTTGAACAGGGTAAAAAGAATTCACCTTGCCTGATTTTTATCGATGAAATTGATGCCGTCGGTCGTCACCGTGGACACGGCATGGGCGGTGGCCATGATGAGCGTGAGCAGACGCTTAATGCCCTGCTTGTGGAAATGGATGGATTTGATACCCGGACCGGAGTGATCATTATTGCCGCCACCAACCGTCCGGATGTTCTCGATCCTGCGCTGTTGCGTCCGGGTCGCTTTGACCGTCAGGTCACCGTCGGCTTGCCTGATGTGAACGGGCGGGAAGAAATTTTGAAGGTGCATGCCAAACGCATCAAGATGGCAGCCGGTACTGATCTCGCTGTGATTGCGAGAGGGACCCCTGGTTTTTCAGGTGCCGAGTTGGCGAACCTGCTCAATGAGGCGGCCCTTCTGGCGGCCCGCAAGGATTTGAAAGCTGTTGGTTTACCTGAGATGGAAGAAGCCCGGGATAAAGTCCGCTGGGGGCGTGAGCGCCGCAGTCTGGCTCTCAGTGAAAAAGAGAAGGAGAATACCGCCTATCATGAGGCGGGTCATGCCATCCTCAACGTATTGCTTGAGCATACCGACCCCTTGCACAAGGTGACCATTATTCCCCGAGGTCCGTCCTTGGGTTCAACCATGTTCTTGCCGGAAGAGGATAAATTCACCTACCGGATAAAGGAGTTGCACGATCAGCTCTGTGTTGCCATGGGTGGTCGGGTCGCCGAGGAAATTACCTTTGGTAACGTGACCAACGGGGCTGTCGGTGATATCCGGATGGCTACCAACATTGCCCGCAAAATGGTCTGTGAGTGGGGGATGAGCGAAAACCTGGGTATGGTCGAATACGGTGAGGAGCGAGGCGAGGTGTTTGTCGCCCGGGATGTGGGCTCGACCCGTGGCTACTCTGAAGAAACCGCCCGCGCCATTGATGGCGAAATCAAAAAGCTGATCGACGACGCCTATGCCTTGGCCAAGGATCTCTTGATTAAGCACAATGATGCCTTGGTTGATCTCTCCAACGCCCTTTTGGAATACGAGACCCTCGATGCCGATCAGGTTCGCGAAATCATGGAGCATGGTAAGATGAGTAATCCTCCCAGCCCGCCCAAAAGTCCCATTCCTGGAAACCAGAGTGATGCAGGAGTGACGAAGCAGGCCCCGGCCTCCGAACCCAAGGGTGACGAACCACCATTGGCTGGGGAAGTAGTTGGCGAGCCCGCCTAA
- a CDS encoding SDR family oxidoreductase: protein MNQLFNIENKVIAVTGATGILAGGLARYLLEQGAKVAILSLFPEEVEEAVKEAKTISEHVTGFACDVTNSEQVQAAHDHVIATFGTIDVLINGAGGNMAGAIAGPDQDLFDALKLDDYAKVMDLNLKGTVIPSLIFGKTIAEKGQGSILNFSSMSSEQSITRVLGYSNAKAGVDNFTRWMATEMAQRYGSGVRVNAVAPGFFVTHQNRALLTNEDGSFTERGQKVINNTPMLRFGEADEVFGAFHYLMSDASSFVTGTVIKVDGGFSCYSGV, encoded by the coding sequence ATGAACCAACTCTTCAATATCGAAAACAAAGTCATCGCCGTCACCGGAGCCACCGGTATTCTTGCCGGGGGACTGGCTCGCTACCTCCTCGAACAGGGAGCCAAAGTGGCCATCCTCAGCCTCTTCCCCGAAGAAGTTGAAGAAGCGGTCAAGGAAGCAAAAACCATCTCTGAACACGTCACAGGCTTCGCTTGTGATGTCACCAACAGCGAACAAGTCCAAGCTGCCCACGATCACGTGATCGCAACTTTCGGCACCATCGACGTCCTGATCAATGGAGCCGGAGGCAACATGGCTGGAGCCATTGCCGGTCCCGACCAGGATCTGTTTGATGCCCTCAAGCTCGACGACTACGCCAAGGTCATGGATCTCAACCTCAAGGGCACGGTGATCCCCTCCCTCATTTTTGGCAAAACCATCGCGGAAAAAGGGCAAGGATCGATTCTCAATTTCTCCTCGATGTCCTCCGAACAATCCATCACCCGGGTGCTCGGCTATTCCAACGCCAAAGCCGGCGTCGACAACTTCACCCGCTGGATGGCAACCGAAATGGCCCAACGCTACGGTTCCGGTGTCCGAGTCAATGCCGTTGCCCCAGGGTTCTTCGTCACCCACCAAAACCGGGCACTCTTGACCAACGAGGATGGAAGCTTCACCGAACGTGGGCAAAAAGTCATCAACAACACTCCGATGTTGCGTTTCGGCGAGGCCGATGAAGTCTTCGGAGCCTTCCACTACCTGATGAGTGACGCCTCCTCCTTTGTCACCGGAACCGTCATCAAAGTCGACGGCGGCTTCTCCTGCTACAGTGGGGTCTAA
- a CDS encoding type II secretion system protein: protein MKLPNHRVVSSKKVALPGLTLIEVTLVIVVMLTLIAVFFFSARGYIRESNRANCLTVQSKIKKTLISYGNLVEPLEKGVDYYGHAAYENSFGQSPNCPQTGGGYSVVPTDGEVVVTCLDNNDTHQ, encoded by the coding sequence ATGAAACTCCCAAACCATAGAGTGGTCTCCTCGAAAAAGGTGGCCTTGCCGGGACTGACGCTTATTGAAGTGACGTTGGTCATCGTTGTGATGTTGACCTTGATAGCTGTCTTCTTTTTTTCAGCACGAGGATATATCCGTGAATCCAACCGTGCCAATTGCCTGACGGTTCAGAGTAAGATCAAAAAGACGCTCATTTCCTATGGCAATTTGGTTGAACCGCTTGAGAAAGGTGTCGATTATTATGGTCATGCTGCCTATGAGAACTCATTTGGCCAATCTCCCAATTGTCCGCAAACCGGAGGTGGCTATTCTGTCGTGCCTACTGACGGGGAAGTGGTTGTCACTTGTCTGGATAATAACGATACGCACCAATAG
- a CDS encoding DEAD/DEAH box helicase: protein MTDIAFSDLELKPELLEAIHKLGFESPSPIQAQAIPPIMEGKDIIGLSETGSGKTAAFTLPALQMIDTELNHAQVLILSPTRELCIQVCEEVHRLGSQMQGLRAVPVYGGTPIDRQMRQLKQGAHIIVGTPGRLLDHLRRKTLKPATIQLAILDEADRMLDMGFREDMEDLLGALHNDHQTLFFSATMNKHVDRLIQKFGNDPEEVSIKRQTKTVSTIAQSYYEVRNRSKVEVLTRLIDMDNPRLAIIFCNTKRSVDECTEALLARGYAADRLHGDISQQLRERTTRRFRDGKFELLVATDVAARGLDIDDVDAVFNYDIPQDPEDYVHRIGRTGRAGREGKAVSFVFGRDIYRLQSIEKYTKQHIQREKIPSQEEVEGRRADQLFSMVQGRLEQEVSRSYRHYIDRLLDQGHTATDIASSLFELLREAIGREGEEIVEDRPDYNPNKDRGARRSREKGRGKENRRERGDRGDRRDGKRGKEPHMSTLFLSLGKAAGVRPSDILGMFYREGKIPDNTVGQIQLFDRHALVDVHQDHADALCKNLSKSKLRNQRFRIGPDRMA from the coding sequence ATGACCGATATTGCCTTTTCCGACCTCGAGCTCAAACCCGAGCTACTCGAAGCCATCCACAAGCTCGGCTTCGAAAGCCCTTCTCCGATTCAAGCCCAAGCCATCCCTCCCATCATGGAAGGGAAAGACATCATCGGCCTGTCTGAAACCGGCTCGGGAAAAACGGCCGCCTTCACGCTGCCCGCACTGCAGATGATCGACACCGAACTTAACCATGCTCAGGTCCTCATCCTTTCCCCCACCCGGGAGCTTTGTATCCAAGTCTGTGAAGAAGTGCACCGACTCGGCAGCCAAATGCAAGGGCTCCGCGCCGTCCCCGTGTACGGAGGCACTCCCATCGACCGGCAGATGAGACAGCTCAAGCAAGGAGCCCACATCATCGTTGGAACCCCAGGACGACTGCTCGACCACCTGCGCCGTAAAACGCTCAAGCCCGCGACGATTCAGCTGGCAATTCTCGATGAAGCCGACCGCATGCTGGACATGGGATTCCGTGAAGACATGGAGGACCTGCTGGGAGCTCTACACAACGATCACCAAACACTCTTCTTTTCAGCGACGATGAACAAACACGTCGATCGCTTGATCCAAAAATTCGGCAACGACCCCGAAGAAGTCTCCATCAAACGCCAGACCAAAACGGTCTCCACCATCGCCCAAAGCTACTACGAGGTGAGAAACCGCTCCAAAGTGGAAGTGCTTACCCGCCTGATCGATATGGACAACCCACGCTTGGCCATCATTTTTTGTAACACCAAACGCAGCGTGGACGAATGCACCGAAGCTCTGCTCGCCCGTGGCTATGCCGCCGACCGCCTGCACGGTGACATCAGCCAGCAACTACGCGAACGCACCACCCGACGTTTCCGCGACGGCAAATTCGAGTTACTCGTCGCCACCGACGTCGCCGCCCGAGGACTCGATATTGACGATGTTGACGCGGTCTTTAACTACGACATCCCACAAGACCCGGAAGACTACGTTCACCGGATTGGCCGAACAGGCCGCGCAGGCCGCGAAGGAAAAGCCGTCAGCTTTGTTTTCGGACGCGATATCTACCGCCTTCAGAGCATCGAAAAATACACCAAACAACACATCCAGCGGGAAAAAATCCCCTCACAAGAAGAGGTGGAAGGACGCCGTGCCGATCAGCTGTTTTCCATGGTTCAAGGACGACTCGAGCAAGAAGTCAGCCGCTCCTACCGCCACTACATCGACCGCCTGCTCGACCAAGGGCACACGGCCACCGACATTGCCTCATCCCTGTTTGAGCTCTTACGCGAAGCGATTGGTCGAGAAGGCGAGGAAATTGTCGAAGACCGCCCTGATTACAATCCAAACAAAGACCGAGGCGCACGCCGCAGTCGGGAAAAAGGACGCGGCAAAGAAAACCGCAGGGAACGAGGAGACCGTGGCGACCGCCGTGACGGCAAACGCGGCAAGGAGCCGCACATGTCCACCCTATTCCTCAGTCTGGGCAAAGCAGCAGGCGTTCGCCCGAGCGACATCCTGGGTATGTTCTACCGGGAAGGTAAAATCCCGGACAACACCGTGGGTCAAATCCAACTCTTCGACCGTCACGCACTCGTTGACGTCCATCAGGATCACGCCGACGCCCTCTGCAAAAACCTCTCGAAGTCCAAGCTCCGCAATCAACGGTTCCGCATCGGACCCGACCGCATGGCGTAA
- a CDS encoding SUMF1/EgtB/PvdO family nonheme iron enzyme, producing the protein MVTDPANAFAPGKQLEDYLLSELLFQGSHTLTWTATQVSVQREVIISSLLESLEHDEETVAAFFADVRAKASVEHPLIGSVLEAVRSDGHCFYAREKLLGASLEQHHQDGLGVSPLHMARIIRGLADAYRHLEVNGVATLPLTPNDLFLDERFHCRMVNMVVDGVVDPQVFTRDKQLLGMLFHDLLEPNQPGSTRMGSLLDFMADLEREHPLSWEQIYDLADEVERQLAEPKNLETLQSRTIPMKPLVSMAAMVKIGIAVTALSIVVGLGYYISTRPERPTERELKDLVRIPAGTYPGPDGMPVKSRAFWMDAHEVTIGEYAKFLKALEVLSDDQKHVYRHEDQPAEKESHMPDDWELLYATAKAGGTWNALKVDLNYPVVGVDWWDAYAYSEWRGRRLPTREEWYVSGSAGGDMGKLQGTGWLPVDETECNELGICGLAGNVSEWTRKRSLNPADPSQPARYVICGASYLKPKFGARAREWVDDRSLRRSDLGFRTLSQSAQDD; encoded by the coding sequence ATGGTGACCGATCCAGCTAATGCCTTTGCGCCCGGAAAACAATTAGAAGATTACTTGCTGAGTGAGTTGCTGTTTCAAGGTTCACACACCTTGACTTGGACTGCGACGCAGGTTTCCGTGCAGCGGGAGGTGATTATTTCCAGCCTGTTGGAATCTCTGGAGCATGATGAGGAAACGGTGGCTGCCTTTTTTGCCGATGTTCGAGCGAAGGCTTCAGTTGAGCATCCATTGATTGGCTCGGTGCTCGAGGCTGTAAGATCGGACGGTCATTGTTTTTATGCGCGCGAGAAATTGTTGGGAGCTTCGTTGGAGCAGCATCACCAGGATGGATTAGGGGTTTCTCCTCTGCACATGGCGCGCATCATCCGTGGTCTTGCTGATGCCTATCGGCATCTTGAGGTCAATGGCGTGGCGACTCTACCGTTAACTCCGAATGATTTGTTTTTAGACGAGCGCTTCCATTGCCGCATGGTCAACATGGTGGTTGACGGGGTTGTGGATCCACAGGTGTTTACCCGGGACAAGCAACTGCTCGGGATGCTGTTTCATGATTTGCTCGAGCCGAATCAACCGGGCTCAACCCGGATGGGGTCGCTGTTGGATTTTATGGCGGATCTGGAACGTGAGCACCCTCTGAGCTGGGAGCAAATCTATGATCTGGCAGATGAAGTCGAGCGCCAGTTGGCGGAGCCTAAAAACTTGGAAACCCTGCAGAGCCGGACGATACCGATGAAACCCTTGGTCTCAATGGCCGCGATGGTGAAGATCGGGATTGCGGTGACCGCTTTGTCGATTGTGGTTGGGCTGGGGTACTATATCAGCACGCGGCCCGAGCGTCCGACCGAGAGGGAATTGAAGGATTTGGTTCGTATTCCGGCAGGCACGTATCCAGGGCCCGATGGGATGCCTGTGAAGTCGAGAGCGTTTTGGATGGATGCCCATGAGGTGACGATCGGTGAGTATGCCAAATTTCTTAAGGCCTTGGAGGTGTTGAGTGATGATCAAAAGCATGTCTATCGGCATGAGGATCAACCCGCTGAAAAAGAATCCCACATGCCAGATGATTGGGAGCTTCTTTATGCCACGGCAAAAGCCGGGGGGACGTGGAATGCTCTGAAAGTGGATTTAAACTACCCGGTGGTAGGCGTCGATTGGTGGGATGCATACGCTTATTCCGAGTGGCGGGGGCGGCGGTTGCCAACCCGCGAAGAATGGTATGTGTCAGGGTCTGCCGGTGGCGATATGGGGAAACTTCAAGGAACCGGATGGCTGCCGGTGGATGAAACCGAATGCAACGAACTCGGGATCTGCGGGCTAGCCGGCAATGTCAGTGAGTGGACTCGTAAGCGAAGCTTGAACCCTGCGGACCCGTCCCAGCCAGCCCGGTATGTGATTTGTGGCGCATCTTACCTGAAACCCAAGTTTGGGGCTCGGGCCCGCGAGTGGGTGGATGACCGGAGCTTGCGCCGTTCCGACCTTGGGTTCAGGACTTTGAGCCAATCTGCACAGGATGATTGA
- a CDS encoding matrixin family metalloprotease: protein MKRLHLHWTAVLALTTLTCLSPRNVHAGCCDHVTEQTEDNQSVLILEARVTGRQCLKLDNGIIVTDVTLQPIETFKGEQQNEPLTIRMPGGRIGNEGQFDSGHIRLTSGSDYIFRLVAHESHWKCLNARVERAGKASEKRRNAYREKRRKAGKETKRYDLGNDVDTLITGEDGADAKPPKPDPDPEPEPVPSVPTFGYMEDANGIPSRFAVCDSNTPIPYLVDIDTELLPGDITESQAIQAVEDALTAWSDASGLTFKFEGLSSFGQAASGVSSSDYKIRIQLHDKYNTISSTSTLGKGGGAYTGSTSYPGGGTGGKVIDQEFHKRTRGYLMLNHRSSSMENYKTFVEVLTHELGHVLGLSHSSEDPSEANSTLNEAMMYYRVHADERGASLGTYDVEKINAGYPADNMPPSGMDRILYAVTGSPQPTGIGVDRVTVSGNDRETPDNLSVHILTSTASNINGSFSTSGSSTIVYTPNAAYSGSLTEEQIEAGVYNDRIQYRISDGTNLSAYHSLRIVGFNFDSTPSDGLPDNWMNTHFPGTGVGSVGDPNHPDSDPDGDGMSNRIEYIYGSDPNDPDSYPPKMSYDHINETVSWNSINRMPYYLECSEDMHTWTTIHSCLGTGERLIKEISNPDNGQRFYRIKLRP from the coding sequence ATGAAACGACTGCACCTTCACTGGACAGCCGTTCTGGCCCTTACAACCCTTACATGCCTTTCCCCCCGGAATGTCCATGCTGGATGTTGTGATCATGTAACCGAGCAAACTGAGGATAACCAGTCGGTCTTAATACTCGAAGCCCGCGTCACCGGACGCCAATGCCTGAAACTGGACAACGGGATCATCGTCACCGATGTCACGCTTCAGCCGATTGAAACATTCAAAGGGGAACAACAAAACGAACCCTTGACGATCCGTATGCCCGGCGGCCGTATTGGCAACGAAGGCCAATTTGACTCCGGCCATATCCGGCTCACATCCGGTAGCGATTACATCTTCCGCCTTGTGGCTCATGAATCCCACTGGAAATGCCTGAACGCACGAGTCGAACGCGCAGGGAAAGCCTCGGAAAAACGCCGCAACGCCTACCGCGAAAAACGCCGCAAAGCCGGAAAAGAAACCAAACGTTACGATCTGGGGAATGATGTCGACACCCTCATCACCGGTGAAGACGGAGCTGACGCCAAACCACCGAAACCAGACCCTGACCCTGAACCTGAACCAGTTCCGAGTGTCCCAACATTTGGATATATGGAAGATGCCAATGGCATCCCCTCCCGCTTCGCCGTATGTGATAGCAATACTCCCATCCCCTACCTTGTCGATATCGATACCGAGTTACTCCCAGGCGACATCACTGAAAGCCAGGCCATTCAAGCCGTTGAAGATGCCCTCACCGCATGGAGTGACGCCTCGGGGCTGACCTTCAAATTCGAAGGTTTATCCAGCTTCGGCCAAGCGGCATCAGGCGTCAGCTCAAGCGATTACAAAATCCGCATCCAACTGCACGACAAATACAACACCATCAGCAGTACCAGCACTCTGGGCAAGGGAGGAGGAGCCTACACGGGGTCAACCTCCTATCCCGGTGGTGGAACCGGAGGTAAAGTCATCGACCAGGAATTTCACAAACGCACGCGGGGCTACCTCATGCTCAACCACCGCTCCTCCTCCATGGAGAACTACAAGACCTTTGTCGAAGTACTGACCCACGAGCTAGGCCACGTTTTAGGACTATCTCACTCCAGTGAAGACCCATCAGAAGCAAACAGCACATTAAACGAGGCCATGATGTATTACCGTGTGCATGCAGATGAGCGAGGGGCTAGCCTCGGCACATACGATGTGGAAAAAATCAATGCAGGTTACCCGGCAGACAATATGCCCCCATCTGGAATGGATCGTATCTTATATGCCGTTACAGGTTCCCCCCAGCCAACCGGTATCGGGGTAGACCGCGTCACGGTCAGCGGCAACGACCGGGAAACACCAGACAACCTCAGCGTTCATATCCTGACCTCCACAGCCAGCAACATCAATGGTTCTTTCTCCACCAGTGGGAGTTCAACGATTGTCTACACCCCCAATGCGGCATACTCCGGAAGCCTGACCGAAGAACAAATCGAAGCGGGAGTCTACAATGACCGAATCCAATACCGTATCAGCGACGGCACCAACCTCTCTGCCTATCACTCACTGCGTATCGTCGGATTCAACTTTGACAGCACGCCATCAGACGGACTCCCTGACAACTGGATGAACACCCACTTCCCCGGCACCGGCGTCGGTAGCGTGGGAGATCCTAACCACCCGGACTCCGATCCGGACGGTGACGGCATGAGCAATCGAATCGAATATATCTACGGCAGCGACCCAAATGATCCGGATTCCTACCCGCCGAAAATGAG
- the lpxA gene encoding acyl-ACP--UDP-N-acetylglucosamine O-acyltransferase: MPKIHPRALVSERAEIAENVQIGPFAIIDAGVRIDSGCTIGPQAWITGRSILGRDNKIGCGSIIGDLPQDTSFDPETDSNVIIGDNNTIREYVTINRSTANGGSTVVGNDNFIMTGAHLAHDVTLGNHNILANNVLVAGHIQMGNHNFLGGGSGYHQFLHIGDYCMIQGNSAITRDVPPYCMAHGQNKLAGLNTIGLRRAGFNAEQRKEIKRAYKILFHNGGNLAESLAMAESELWPECAMRLINAVRTPSRKGVMTR, encoded by the coding sequence ATGCCGAAGATTCACCCGAGAGCACTTGTCAGCGAGCGCGCCGAAATCGCAGAAAACGTCCAAATTGGACCTTTTGCCATCATTGATGCCGGAGTTCGCATCGACTCCGGATGCACGATCGGGCCCCAGGCATGGATCACCGGCCGATCAATCCTCGGCCGCGATAACAAGATCGGTTGTGGGTCCATCATTGGAGACCTCCCCCAGGACACCTCCTTTGACCCCGAAACAGACAGCAATGTCATCATCGGAGACAACAACACTATTCGTGAATACGTCACAATCAACCGCAGCACAGCTAATGGAGGGAGCACCGTTGTAGGCAATGACAACTTCATTATGACAGGCGCGCATCTGGCCCACGATGTCACACTGGGCAATCACAACATTCTGGCAAACAACGTCCTCGTTGCCGGCCATATCCAGATGGGTAACCATAACTTCCTCGGTGGCGGCAGCGGCTACCATCAGTTCCTTCACATCGGCGATTACTGTATGATCCAGGGGAATTCGGCCATCACCCGGGATGTCCCCCCCTATTGCATGGCCCACGGACAAAATAAACTGGCCGGCCTCAACACCATCGGCCTACGCCGGGCCGGCTTCAATGCCGAGCAACGAAAAGAGATCAAGCGGGCATACAAAATCCTTTTCCACAACGGTGGCAATCTGGCCGAATCCTTGGCCATGGCCGAATCCGAGCTTTGGCCGGAATGCGCCATGCGCCTCATCAACGCCGTTCGAACCCCCTCGCGCAAGGGCGTCATGACCCGCTAA